One window of the Magnolia sinica isolate HGM2019 chromosome 19, MsV1, whole genome shotgun sequence genome contains the following:
- the LOC131234947 gene encoding uncharacterized protein LOC131234947 has protein sequence MSSLKETMVEISSARDAEISSLKETLMKLIATINNANNNPPTVFGATVSSNMNQPSLSSSYWVTSRKHLTNEGKTMSCTSAGDMTRVLLTSIVKPGVTIAKGIVLSKDPLIKVRGHELGIGFWEVLIHVAIVREKVLIRPYEQYKTIGDAIGTSIVWPSIMCKV, from the exons ATGTCATCCCTTAAAGAAACTATGGTTGAAATCTCATCCGCAAGAGATGCTGAAATTTCTTCCTTAAAAGAAACTCTGATGAAATTGATAGCCACTATAAATAATGCAAACAATAACCCACCCACAGTATTCGGTGCTACAGTTAGTTCTAACATGAACCAACCGTCCTTATCATCAAGCTATTGGGTGACCTCTCGg AAACACTTGACGAATGAGGGGAAGACCATGAGTTGCACTAGTGCTGGG GATATGACTAGAGTTCTTCTTACAAGTATCGTCAAACCCGGGGTTACTATTGCTAAGGGAATTGTTTTGAGCAAGGATCCGCTCATAAAAGTAAGGGGGCATGAACTTGGAATTGGTTTTTGGGAAGTATTAATTCATGTGGCAATAGTACGGGAGAAGGTTTTGATAAGACCTTATGAACAATATAAAACAATTGGGGATGCTATTGGAACAAGTATTGTTTGGCCCTCTATTATGTGTAAG gtttaa
- the LOC131234920 gene encoding germin-like protein 9-3 — translation MAHETLRHGLWLLLVALAIAHMANAGDADITSDFIIPPDLKVVDGRFFTSTSFRALANSTKPTTFKVTKASMVEFPALNGQSVSYAALQYPPGTANPPHTHPRSAELLLVMSGSLEVGFVDTTNKLYTRTLYAGDMFVFPKGLVHYQFNPNNTSYSSQTLAISAFGSANAGTVSLPATIFATGIDDTILATSFKTDVATVQMLKAGLAPKP, via the coding sequence ATGGCCCACGAGACACTCAGGCATGGCCTCTGGCTACTATTAGTGGCCTTAGCAATTGCTCATATGGCTAATGCCGGCGATGCCGACATCACCTCCGATTTCATTATTCCCCCAGACCTAAAAGTCGTTGATGGCCGCTTCTTCACCTCCACCAGCTTTCGGGCACTAGCCAACTCAACAAAACCAACAACGTTTAAAGTCACAAAAGCGAGCATGGTCGAATTTCCAGCACTCAATGGACAGAGCGTGTCGTATGCTGCCCTACAATATCCACCGGGGACTGCCAATCCACCTCACACCCACCCTCGATCAGCAGAGCTCTTGCTGGTCATGTCTGGGTCGCTCGAAGTCGGATTTGTCGACACGACGAACAAGCTCTACACCCGGACCCTCTATGCAGGAGACATGTTTGTGTTCCCTAAGGGACTAGTGCACTACCAATTCAACCCCAATAATACTAGCTATTCCTCTCAAACGCTTGCGATCTCCGCCTTTGGAAGCGCAAATGCCGGGACGGTGTCGCTTCCGGCAACCATCTTTGCAACAGGCATCGATGATACAATCCTTGCTACATCATTCAAGACAGATGTCGCGACTGTTCAAATGCTCAAGGCTGGACTTGCACCCAAACCCTAA